A genome region from Labrus mixtus chromosome 9, fLabMix1.1, whole genome shotgun sequence includes the following:
- the LOC132980021 gene encoding matrix metalloproteinase-20-like, with the protein MELFWMWTPGLWSLMLAGIWTLPIDQDQWLRPEDVELAESYLSRFYNLSPSGGVRRRVRSTSAMEEKIREMQHFFGLKETGRLDRNTLDVMREPRCGVPDIENFSFYPGKPKWKNHTITYMIAKYTPDMKREDVENSFSSAIKMWSDESPLRLIKVNHGKADIVFSFAVGTHGDFFPFDGPRGVLAHAFQPGEGMGGDVHFDEDETWTAGKQGYSLFAVAAHELGHSLGLTHSQDRSAIMYPNYRYQSNTQYSLSKDDALGIQALYGKPTRREETQAAPQKCDPNFSFDAAVMISDEIVFFKNRYMWMRTTKTTYWNRLRESPSSAYLPSISSRVDAAYDLPAKGVAYIFTGHKYWVVQRLKMKSQAGSIYEYGFSSRVRQVDAAVHITEYGKTVFFIGEVYYRFDERKRIMDPGFPRLIQTDWPGIPRRVDAAFKLQGSIFILSGTKSYQYDFRKKQVVNVISANSWLGC; encoded by the exons agcTACCTCAGCAGGTTTTACAACCTGAGTCCCAGTGGTGGAGTAAGAAGGCGGGTCAGGTCCACATCAGCCATGGAGGAGAAGATCAGAGAGATGCAGCATTTCTTTGGTCTTAAGGAGACAGGCCGTCTGGACCGTAACACCCTGGACGTGATGAGGGAACCTAGGTGTGGCGTTCCAGATATAGAAAACTTTAGCTTTTACCCTGGAAAGCCTAAATGGAAGAACCACACCATCACATACAT GATTGCAAAATACACTCCGGATATGAAGAGAGAGGACGTGGAAAATTCCTTCAGTTCAGCCATCAAAATGTGGAGCGATGAATCACCCCTGAGGTTGATCAAAGTCAACCATGGCAAAGCTGATATCGTCTTCTCCTTCGCCGTTGGaa CTCATGGAGATTTCTTTCCCTTTGATGGACCCCGTGGTGTGCTGGCTCATGCTTTTCAGCCAGGAGAGGGGATGGGAGGAGACGTGCACTTTGATGAGGATGAAACATGGACAGCAGGGAAGCAAG GGTACAGCCTGTTTGCTGTTGCAGCTCATGAGCTCGGACACTCACTGGGTTTGACTCACTCTCAAGACCGTTCTGCCATCATGTATCCCAACTACAGGTATCAAAGTAACACACAGTACTCCCTGTCAAAAGACGACGCGCTCGGGATCCAAGCACTGTATG GAAAACCCACAAGACGTGAAGAAACACAAGCAGCCCCCCAAAAGTGTGACCCAAACTTTTCTTTCGATGCAGCAGTTATGATTTCAGATgagattgtattttttaaaaacag GTACATGTGGATGAGAACCACTAAGACGACTTATTGGAATCGCCTGAGAGAGAGCCCCAGCAGTGCATATTTACCCAGCATCAGTTCTCGCGTTGATGCTGCTTATGACCTCCCTGCCAAAGGCGTGGCGTACATATTCACTG gtcaTAAGTACTGGGTGGTTCAACGGCTTAAGATGAAAAGTCAAGCTGGCTCTATTTATGAATACGGTTTCTCGTCCAGAGTCCGGCAGGTTGACGCTGCAGTACACATCACTGAATATGGAAAAACAGTCTTCTTCATAGGAGAGGTTTATTACAG GTTTGATGAGCGCAAGAGGATAATGGACCCTGGCTTCCCCAGACTCATCCAAACTGACTGGCCTGGAATCCCCAGAAGGGTCGATGCTGCCTTCAAGTTACAGG GTAGCATCTTCATCTTAAGTGGCACAAAGTCCTACCAGTAtgacttcagaaaaaaacaagtggtgAATGTAATTTCAGCAAACTCCTGGTTAGGATGCTGA